One Apostichopus japonicus isolate 1M-3 chromosome 7, ASM3797524v1, whole genome shotgun sequence genomic region harbors:
- the LOC139969495 gene encoding uncharacterized protein: MTGDMFIEKIDSMIDSFLKDLHSKHDSCNNDTTKITKINIFIDEMPLSLFQKTKSQFVERCNNRDNCIDKVWVSLATETCYKETVIDNEEFHTVYLTKNLRNPPVISKLMKAICEYTGDLCMKPLIGNTNYNDKSYDQQNNGIDRQNSNDNFNQTENEMGNQQQHQNDCQTGIHNANTQTESKALLYRIENCKCSSSESETARTSDLCDCLSQRITDVITRIFQDRVFDIDESSRILFKVSHIFNRTLESRIFSEIKLCMEQALKNIEEEIEGYKWLTVANAAFANDQKDKVKGKGRDRDQEENKKRKEKGKKKKLKLPNLLIVDENTIKGYENDKLVYIDLLSMWQWLPNTPSGSTSVMFLSRCTCKYVHVILPPIETKRLLEAHQTMFQDEIKMLKSDDVRVNGFKREIEKLDNFIQNEGRILPVLLKSKLLEEK; this comes from the coding sequence ATGACAGGTGATATGTTTATTGAGAAGATTGACTCAATGATTGACTCATTTTTAAAAGATCTACATTCTAAACATGATTCATGCAACAATGACACAACCAAGATAACAAAAATCaacatatttattgatgaaatgCCGCTAAGCCTTTTTCAGAAAACCAAATCACAGTTTGTGGAGAGATGCAATAACCGCGACAACTGTATTGACAAGGTATGGGTATCTTTAGCGACAGAAACATGTTACAAGGAGACTGTGATAGATAATGAGGAATTCCATACAGTCTACCTTACAAAGAATTTGAGAAATCCTCCGGTAATTTCTAAACTGATGAAAGCGATTTGCGAATACACCGGAGATTTATGCATGAAACCACTAATAGGCAATACAAATTACAACGATAAATCTTATGATCAGCAGAACAATGGCATAGATCGCCAAAACAGCAATGACAATTTTAATCAAACAGAAAATGAGATGGGAAATCAACAACAACACCAAAATGACTGTCAAACAGGTATTCACAATGCCAACACACAGACAGAATCAAAAGCACTCTTGTATAGAATTGAAAACTGTAAATGTTCTAGTAGTGAAAGTGAAACTGCGCGTACATCAGATTTATGTGACTGTCTCTCGCAGAGAATAACGGACGTGATAACCAGAATATTTCAGGACCGAGTCTTCGACATTGATGAAAGTTCACGTATATTATTTAAGGTGTCACATATTTTTAACAGAACACTTGAAAGCCGCATATTCTCAGAGATCAAACTTTGCATGGAGCAGGCATTAAAAAACattgaagaagaaattgaaGGTTACAAATGGTTAACAGTGGCAAATGCAGCATTTGCAAATGATCAAAAAGACAAGGTCAAGGGAAAGGGAAGGGACAGGGATCAAGaggaaaacaagaaaagaaaagaaaagggaaaaaagaaaaagttgaaACTCCCAAATCTTTTGATCGTTGATGAGAATACAATTAAGGGATATGAGAACGATAAACTTGTATACATAGATCTGTTATCTATGTGGCAATGGTTACCAAATACACCATCAGGAAGCACTAGTGTCATGTTCCTGTCGCGATGCACCTGTAAATACGTCCATGTTATATTACCACCAATCGAGACAAAGAGGTTGCTTGAGGCTCATCAGACAATGTTTCAAGATGAAATCAAGATGCTCAAGTCAGATGACGTGCGTGTGAATGGATttaaaagagaaatagaaaagCTTGACAACTTTATTCAAAACGAAGGACGCATTTTGCCTGTCTTATTGAAATCAAAATTACTTgaagaaaaatag